From one Triticum urartu cultivar G1812 chromosome 3, Tu2.1, whole genome shotgun sequence genomic stretch:
- the LOC125549425 gene encoding abscisic stress-ripening protein 2-like has protein sequence MGRHSSSSGKTEAGGEQYRKEEKHHKHMEKLAKLGAVAAGAYARHEKHKARKDPEHARSHKMKETIAATVAAGSAGFAIHEHHKKKEAKKHARHAHHHRYNHGCICTCRP, from the exons ATGGGCCGCcacagcagcagcagcggcaAGACCGAGGCCGGCGGCGAGCAGTACCGCAAGGAGGAGAAGCATCACAAGCACATGGAGAAGCTGGCCAAGCTCGGTGCCGTCGCCGCCGGAGCATACGCTAGG CACGAGAAGCACAAGGCGAGGAAGGACCCGGAGCATGCGAGGTCGCACAAGATGAAGGAGACGATCGCCGCCACTGTCGCCGCCGGCAGCGCAGGATTCGCCATCCACGAGCACCACAAGAAGAAAGAGGCCAAGAAGCACGCTCGTCATGCCCACCACCACAGATACAATCATGGATGCATATGCACATGTAGACCCTAG